Genomic DNA from Plasmodium chabaudi chabaudi strain AS genome assembly, chromosome: 1:
TTAATGCGAATTTTACCACTATAATATCATTCCctattttatacatttttaaattcccTATATGAATGATaattgaaattaaaaaaataaaattcaaataaaagaaaacagTTGAAATTCATTGTGATTTATAAGAGGAATGAAAATGTGTTTCATCGAATattgtataaatttaattttcacATCCTCTACAATAGAATAGAAACTTGCACAGCTAAATGTAAAGACGAATAAGCGTATagatataatatgaatatgcTTTAATATTTGCAGTACGatgtaaaattatgaaatagAATATAAGCCAAGTAAGGATATGGTCCTTATTATTAGTGAGAGCAAAGCAaaacgaaataaaaatagtatctACAAATagtttatgcatataatatatgcaaagaACAAATGACAAAATTGcctaaaattattttaaccAATGAAGGGAAAACCTtatacaatattataaatcaTCCAATAAGGACAGTAAAATCAAgaattgaaaatttttttaagtttgaaaattttgataatctaaataatgaaatatcagtaaaagataattttgataatcTGTTTGTTCCCTTAAAACATCCTGTTCGAAATTTTAAAGATacgttttatttaaatgaaaattatataaaaaattattcttatatacaaaaatattattatgatatatatgaaaaattaaaccctttttataaatattatctagctaataaattattacacCATGatcaaattaaattaaaaagaacACACATGACTACACATTTACCTGAACTGTTAAGAACAAATCACAAAcaagttatatatacagGAACAGTATATAGAAGAGATCAAATTGATAAATTACATTTTCCTATCTTTCATCAAACAGATGgttttttaatacatcATGATAATTTTGATGTAGAATATGAATTGAAATCGAAATTGGAAAagttaatttttcatcTCTTTGGTTCTAAGTCTATTCAAATCCAATGGGATCATCAAACCTCTTTTCCTTTTACAGATCCATCCTTCGAATTGtacataaaacaaaatgtagatcatcataataatactGTTTCAAATTCACAACCTGTGTCACCACACTCTGATAGGTGCACTACacaagaaaataatgacgACTCAAAAAATTGGGTCGAGGTTTTAGGTTGtggaaaaattaaaaaagaagtaATTGcaatttcattatatgaaaatgaaataaatcaaattatagaaaaagaaatcTCTTTATTTGAaccaaatttattaaaagatgttttaaaattttcaaatgaaaaaaatatagatactTCTTTACCATCTCTTCTTAgtatatcaaataaattgtGTAATAACAatcttaataaaaaaatcgaaataaaaattaatgactttttaaaaacaataaaatataatggaTGGGCATTTGGAATAGGTCTAGAAAGATTAGCTATGCTATTATATGGTATTAATGATATACGATTATTTTGGAGTCACGATAATCGATTTATAAATCAgtttaaagaaaatgaaatttcaaaatttatacCATTTAGTAATTTCCCATCAATTCATAAagatatatcattttacgcaaatgaaaattttgatgaatcattattttttcaaatatgtCGAGATATAGATAGTGAAAATATTGAACAGGTCATAAAAATTGATCATTACTTTAATCAAAAAACACAACAAACAAGTTTATGTTatagaataatatatagatcacattttcaaaatttaacacacaaaaacataaatgaaacacaaaataaaattatccAAGCATTAATCAAGGAATGCTTTATTACCATCAGatagatgaaaaaaaaatgtctcTACCAATTTgcttaaataaaaatttgtatatacatataaacaaagaaacaaaataaagtaactatttttttcaaatattttaaaacaaaactAAACCTATCTTTCATTatgatttttatgaattttttttttcaaattcgTTTCTCTTTCTTGGGTCGTCtagaaaaattagaaaaaaaaaaaaatatattatacaccCCAAAATGAAACAACTTCATAAAAGCAGTTtacaattttcattttatttttcttaccATCCAAGGAACCAAACATCCTAGGAATACCCAATTAGACATTACACCTCCAATTAAAGGATAAGATTTgcaatatataacaaatgaAATGTTATTTATTGAAAGCTTCATTATGTTATCAAACCGCTTGGAGCTCAACAAGAAGGCCTTTATTTCAGAAAAGTCTGTTAcgtcaaaaaaattaaagaacaAATCGAAACAAAGATAAAGGTTTGCACATAACTTCACATATTAATTCGATcgtattttccttttttctCAATCCTTACCTGGGGTCGAAAAATGGATAGGGAATCCAACAAAAGTATGATTTGGGGGGACTGGAAATTTGTAGTATTGCCAGTTGAAATATTGCTCCTCCTTCACATAAATTgcacataataaataatgtgataattaatttttattaaaaaagtaacATTATGAACGTGTGCAGATCACATAAATTATCTTACCAAGGCATAGTACCAATTCCACTGAGAAATTTGATGAGCAGCATATTTAGATGTCGCATCTAATCGTGACCATGTTTTAGGTGGAGGGACTTCTGGAGTATTTTTTGTAGATTTACTTTCaccattttcatttttttcaaattttttaccCATAGAAAGTTCACTGAAATTATTTggaattgttttatttttcattattatattctcaTCATTAACTTCATTTGACATATCCATAGGATATCTTTGATTTATTTGAGTACCCAATTTCCAActctattaaaaaaaaaaaaataatatttatatagccACATAATAGTGCCTGGTTACGTATATGCACTGCATTTAAACTTTGACATAAATGCGAACCAAAGTGTTAAACCAtaggaaataaatattatatatatgtatatatatataggttGTGCTGCTCATTACCTGATCTCCCGCAATGCTATCGTTATTCTTTTCTTCCGTTTCTGAGGCTTTGTACATTTGATGAACACTCTCATATTCAAATTGTTTACTTTTTGTCAAATTTACTGTCTCTTTATCAACTGATAATTGTGATTCCACAtcatttttgataatatttgagtttatgaaaaaagaaatatctttacaaaataatttgttttttcgtTTTCCCTTAATATGTATACGTGTTcctaatttaaatttgcggacttttattttattatacttttttttgattgcccatttttcatttaaatttttataatctattaatttaatattatacgattttttacacatattatgtaaaatattttttctgttttttttctcacattgcttatcatttttgtccactcttattttttcttcatataattttttcgatttatttttaacatctttcaatatatttcttttttttttataagatattttttcatttttctttacaCCCTCAAaagtgtatatattatcagtaccattttttgaaggaataataaaatatccaTTGATTggatatttcattttttcacaTCTAAGATTGTTGTGACATGCTTTAGTGTTATCTTCATTTATGCTGACCTCATTTATGTTATTATCCAGtttatttatcaaatattCTTGGGTGTCTAAAAAtttggaaaataattttttcgtattttctttttgtacCCCTTTACCTCCTTTACTAGCCAATTTAATATCaatcatttcttttttcatatttttttcatatttttttaatttcttttctaatttaagaatattattattttttttcataaatttgCTTGGAAGATTTTTATTGGTTTGATTGTCAGAACATTCACTATCATCATAGCAGTAATatctttcttttatttctttatatatttcttcttCGCATTCTTCACAATCATGCCCTACACAATATTCGTTGTAActcatttcttttatttcatcttcCTTAAAATCGTTTTCATCGTTTATTACGACCTGTATTTTGTCTTCTCCTGTTTGGCCATCATCACAATTTAAATCTCTTCCCTTTTCAACACTATCACAAtcgtaaatataatttggaATATCTAAATAACAACTTTTGTCTTGTTCATTATCTTGATAATGTAAAGGAGCATTGCTAAAACGCTTAgtgttttttcttttgattttttcatcataattatttaatatatcagtactatttttattaaaaacataattttttatatattcttccTTTCCAtcgttatatatttcattattcatTCCATATACATAATCTTGAGGAATATTAGATAaatctttttttctttcgcTATTCATTATTTCTACATTTTTAGCTGGATGATAAGAATCgtgaaaatttatattttctttatttatatattgtcCTTCAATATTTGGATAAAAGTCGTTTTTATATTGAGACCAGCTTTTTCTcgattcattattattgccatctattttgtttatattttccatacCATCTTGCATATTTCCAGGCATCGATccgttcatatttttttcaggttctttttcatttttccaTTCATAGTTTTCTGGTTTAGgattaaaattattgtctaaatttaatttatattcacatatatcaatatacatttctaaaaaatattttatttctgtTGAATGATCAAAATTTGTTTCCAACCCTTCAACATTtcgaataaaaaaaatcatttcCTGTATTTCTTCTTCCAGTTccttcatatattttatcctaaaaaagtatacataaaatattattacattataaataaaaaaaatacaaaaataaattatacttatttatgtatagacatttttttaacttacGAAAGCTTATCACTTAATGGAGTTGAAATAGTTATTtcactttttatttgtgGTGGCTCATGATTTAAAAGGGGGCGCCAATGgtaattattttccaagtcatataaaatacatgCAGGATGATGGTTTTGCATATTGCCATATAATTGCTGatcattaaaaattatttctataGATGAATATGGAACATATGCTAGagtattttcataatttagtAGACCAAGCTTGGGGGCAAtaggtatatattttgaaaaagactctaatacatattttatagctttattacaattatatgtattatttttttcatattttactttaaatatattatcaaaaaattcttcatcattatataaaaccTCATCAATATTTACTTCTTCATCTTTCATATGATGTTCCCCATATAAGTCCATAGTATATAATTGATTTTCTTCTTTCATATCATATTCTTGtaatatttgatttttacGATTTTCTAATTCTTCTAaaccatattttatataatttgttaaatattcaccattataatatttatcattatcattttcattcattttattaatcattttattttctgttaatatatcaaagttttttaaaaaattattattattccatcgattttttaaatgtataATAGATTTATTTGTTACTTCCCAAAAACAGACCCACCCTTTTTCGTGTCTAGTCATTACCCAGTAGTGCTCCGTTTTCCCGTTATTTATAGTgccttataaaaaaatcaaatataaaattagaatagctcaaaaaatatatatatcatatatttctcATTTTGTATGTCGCTTACCTTTGCATACATATGCGTCATATTCCAATCCCTTCAAACAACAACATAGTAATAGGGCATGATCTTGTATTGTTCCCTTTTTGTAAGACAAGAAAAAATGTGGAGGAGTGAAATTGACGGActcatcatcattttctatatactCTATATTATTCAGCCAGTGAAATAAAGGGcctattcatataaaataaaaaataataataagttAGTGAACAATGAAGAACAAACACAATATGAATAccagtttattttttgtttttatttgccAAAGTCGTTATATTTTaacacatataataaattgttGTAAATACCAGGTGTTGAAACTTGGGCAGGTAAATTAATAGGCGTCACAAAACTACAAAGAGGATAGTAGTTATCGtcaaattcatttttgctTATACAAGGGAAGCtgaataaatcaaaattttatataaataaaatgttattataCCCATATATACTTCGTAAATACACATGAATACCTTTTTTCttgttaaaatttatttacaattttctatttttctatttttcatttttttgagtACCTTCTATTTTTGATGGCCTTTGGAAACCACTGCAAATAGATATCATTGAATCCCTTAAAATCTTGTTCCCAtctaaaattaaattaatgatattaaaatggGAGGCGAAAAATGAGCATGTCGATAACGCATGgtgataaataaaaaaggtgaAATTAGTACACACTAATTTAAGCATCTTTCTAAATACCTTTTTGACATAGACTTGTATATTATAGACGAATTTTGAGATTTATTTTCCTGAAAAAAAACCAACCCACTTGGAAGTGGAGGGATTACAAAAGCTTCGATTGATATTGTcgattttctttttgtttgCATATTCCCCTTATTTAAAGATTTTAAATGTGCTCTAGAATACATTAAATCTAcatttaagaaaaaaaaatatatacatatatgcaaaCACCTACATAGACACCCAAATAAGACATGTAAAGCGAGTATGCAATAAATGGCTACATAATTAAAgactattttcattttctattacctaatgtatttttataaacaattgTTCTATATTGTCTTGAATAATAATCCTCATAATTATCATCTGGATTATCAAATCCTTGATCATAATATTCGTAATTCTTGTTTTCATTATGTATCGAGTCTTCATTGTTATCCTGCaataaaagaagaaaaaaataaataaaaatggctaaccgaaaaaagaaaaatatagctagtcaaaaaaaaattttaaacaaCTAGccaaaaaaaggaattaaaataatcctattaaataaataaaataacctGAGCTAATGCCCTAAAATCATCTGTTccataattaaatatatctgCAAATGGTAATTCGAAAATTCCTAAAAttgatgaatatatttcattgtTATTGTGAACTTCCAAACAAATATCTCCTTTTGAAATTAAATCTATAGGTAATACATtatgtattaatttttcatttgttaaTTCTTTTCTGTCAACTAATCGTATtggataatataaattttgataaaaaaaaggagaCACTGTTTTTGATACAGTATCCGTTTTGTTAACTATTCCATCCCATTTTACCcacacatttatattaatattgtttAGGTCTAAACTACTTATAGCTAAATTTTcgcattttattattctgaaaaaaaataaaaaaataaatcaatataatattaacatGTCAAGCATAGTGAATTGCCAATGCTTCATTAAAATAGGAAGGAAAATACGAACAAATttgacaaaaatataaataacgaAACAAACCTTATTACTAAATAGTGATCATTTAAAGATAACTGGTTTACTAATGTAACATCACTCAATGGTTGAACAGGCCTTTGTATGTTTGTATCATCTTCTTGTATCCCATAACTATTAACAaagcattttatatttcctaCTATTTCTCCCTGcttaaattttcttttttccaATGTTAGTTTTTTTACAGTTCCcctaataaaaaacaaaaaagacaaaataataaataaaggctgacaaaaaatatatctctaaataatatgatttGCATGTCttacttaaaaaaaggatattCAGTCACAGATTTTAGAGATACTATACATGAGCCCAATAGAATAGGTGGcttatatttgtaattaGAATTATAGCATAATacctttaaaaaataaaaataaattataaaatattaatcaaaataagatataaaataatattacaataataatttagttGTAAAGAAAGTGTGTAGTATATCTTACTGCGAGAATGAAAAAGGCATTTGCCAACTGTCGGTATGTTCcaataaaacaaaagtaTCCAGGGTAAAGccaaaaattattactaGACTTATTCGAGCTATGAATTACCCATTCACCTTCACTTAAAGGAAACTTAAatcttaaaaattttggTAATAGCTTTAAATAGCTGGGCATCTCTGAATTTGCTATAAACCACCAACTGTCTAAGGCCATATGAAATTCGAAGATTTCCGATAGCTGCATATATATCTTAagatagatatatataaacaaaaattaaataaatgaatttccgaattaacaaaaaaaataataaattgaaaCATCTCTTATTTAAGACAAAATACAAATGCAGAATATGTATGCTACCCCTAAACGTTGGGCATCAAAtgttattttcttcttttcaattttcctttttagcACTATACTACTATCTGGATcattttcaattatttcttttaaatttattttagaaGATGCATAAAgttcattaaatataagtCCCTTTATACACCACATTTCAATTGTAActtcaaattttttcaaatctTCATAAGATATGCTTAATTCTTTTTCACTCCATATTGTTACTGTAAAGATacggaaaaaaaatttattacatatataaacattttttcaaattgaTAACTATTATTCTGCAAATATTATATCCATatctataattttatagtCCTTACAtggaatttttaaatgctGAATTTCTCCTGGTTTGATAGAATACCCTGGAGTATATAATACATCCTTTTGCATTCCCCCATAAAGATTGACATTtctttaaaagaaaaaaaaatacatataatatgtgtatataaataaacatgTGCTTACTACAA
This window encodes:
- a CDS encoding phenylalanine--tRNA ligase, putative — translated: MTKLPKIILTNEGKTLYNIINHPIRTVKSRIENFFKFENFDNLNNEISVKDNFDNLFVPLKHPVRNFKDTFYLNENYIKNYSYIQKYYYDIYEKLNPFYKYYLANKLLHHDQIKLKRTHMTTHLPELLRTNHKQVIYTGTVYRRDQIDKLHFPIFHQTDGFLIHHDNFDVEYELKSKLEKLIFHLFGSKSIQIQWDHQTSFPFTDPSFELYIKQNVDHHNNTVSNSQPVSPHSDRCTTQENNDDSKNWVEVLGCGKIKKEVIAISLYENEINQIIEKEISLFEPNLLKDVLKFSNEKNIDTSLPSLLSISNKLCNNNLNKKIEIKINDFLKTIKYNGWAFGIGLERLAMLLYGINDIRLFWSHDNRFINQFKENEISKFIPFSNFPSIHKDISFYANENFDESLFFQICRDIDSENIEQVIKIDHYFNQKTQQTSLCYRIIYRSHFQNLTHKNINETQNKIIQALIKECFITIR
- a CDS encoding centrosomal protein CEP76, putative, with translation MYIVQKIKGLIYDNNDTASIKDEKKNKKVHINELKDEIWLYKNEYNKENVNEEYAREIEDDNEYYDDENDKQPKDHFLEVPLFDEDDYGKSIKRRMKAFPNKKVNSIKRYEETEISEETLSTTDEEEEIDEPFLDLYEELKREQKIREFYNPMLKPRLWRLEFFIKYIHNLENNIQKNFYLISFGNTKNVNLYGGMQKDVLYTPGYSIKPGEIQHLKIPLTIWSEKELSISYEDLKKFEVTIEMWCIKGLIFNELYASSKINLKEIIENDPDSSIVLKRKIEKKKITFDAQRLGIYMQLSEIFEFHMALDSWWFIANSEMPSYLKLLPKFLRFKFPLSEGEWVIHSSNKSSNNFWLYPGYFCFIGTYRQLANAFFILAVLCYNSNYKYKPPILLGSCIVSLKSVTEYPFFKGTVKKLTLEKRKFKQGEIVGNIKCFVNSYGIQEDDTNIQRPVQPLSDVTLVNQLSLNDHYLVIRIIKCENLAISSLDLNNININVWVKWDGIVNKTDTVSKTVSPFFYQNLYYPIRLVDRKELTNEKLIHNVLPIDLISKGDICLEVHNNNEIYSSILGIFELPFADIFNYGTDDFRALAQDNNEDSIHNENKNYEYYDQGFDNPDDNYEDYYSRQYRTIVYKNTLDLMYSRAHLKSLNKGNMQTKRKSTISIEAFVIPPLPSGLVFFQENKSQNSSIIYKSMSKRWEQDFKGFNDIYLQWFPKAIKNRSFPCISKNEFDDNYYPLCSFVTPINLPAQVSTPGPLFHWLNNIEYIENDDESVNFTPPHFFLSYKKGTIQDHALLLCCCLKGLEYDAYVCKGTINNGKTEHYWVMTRHEKGWVCFWEVTNKSIIHLKNRWNNNNFLKNFDILTENKMINKMNENDNDKYYNGEYLTNYIKYGLEELENRKNQILQEYDMKEENQLYTMDLYGEHHMKDEEVNIDEVLYNDEEFFDNIFKVKYEKNNTYNCNKAIKYVLESFSKYIPIAPKLGLLNYENTLAYVPYSSIEIIFNDQQLYGNMQNHHPACILYDLENNYHWRPLLNHEPPQIKSEITISTPLSDKLSIKYMKELEEEIQEMIFFIRNVEGLETNFDHSTEIKYFLEMYIDICEYKLNLDNNFNPKPENYEWKNEKEPEKNMNGSMPGNMQDGMENINKIDGNNNESRKSWSQYKNDFYPNIEGQYINKENINFHDSYHPAKNVEIMNSERKKDLSNIPQDYVYGMNNEIYNDGKEEYIKNYVFNKNSTDILNNYDEKIKRKNTKRFSNAPLHYQDNEQDKSCYLDIPNYIYDCDSVEKGRDLNCDDGQTGEDKIQVVINDENDFKEDEIKEMSYNEYCVGHDCEECEEEIYKEIKERYYCYDDSECSDNQTNKNLPSKFMKKNNNILKLEKKLKKYEKNMKKEMIDIKLASKGGKGVQKENTKKLFSKFLDTQEYLINKLDNNINEVSINEDNTKACHNNLRCEKMKYPINGYFIIPSKNGTDNIYTFEGVKKNEKISYKKKRNILKDVKNKSKKLYEEKIRVDKNDKQCEKKNRKNILHNMCKKSYNIKLIDYKNLNEKWAIKKKYNKIKVRKFKLGTRIHIKGKRKNKLFCKDISFFINSNIIKNDVESQLSVDKETVNLTKSKQFEYESVHQMYKASETEEKNNDSIAGDQSWKLGTQINQRYPMDMSNEVNDENIIMKNKTIPNNFSELSMGKKFEKNENGESKSTKNTPEVPPPKTWSRLDATSKYAAHQISQWNWYYALEEQYFNWQYYKFPVPPNHTFVGFPIHFSTPDFSEIKAFLLSSKRFDNIMKLSINNISFVIYCKSYPLIGGVMSNWVFLGCLVPWMTTQERETNLKKKIHKNHNER